In one window of Poriferisphaera corsica DNA:
- a CDS encoding glycosyl hydrolase family 18 protein, whose amino-acid sequence MSMFNDCKKLTEMGRVCFCALLVGAVLFCVVEDGWGADRSRSRRRRMRDRERAEQIEKVDEQTEEKAEVGEEESGEEKAADDEGSEKDREEALRKKREEMEAKRKAAREKAMQERAAVKDELKVGGVRPVRGLEAAEFRVYGYMPDYVKAFWPKVKMEYLTDVIFFKAGMNIEAEVSMGQGNVDFLKRMSRAAKGKGLKVHVAIGGWRTAEIQKKYVKVMTTLKLRRKLVREISLFVKKHRLDGFNLDWEYPDPGEQTKGYSEFLYELTMALKGGKKTVGTAVMQKIPMLLKRGFAQDAVMTMTYDFQPVNSPIDKVKESVNYWLSLMKKNGIKNAEEKLVMGVPFYGRDLKTWSKAKGYGTILKENPGISEDVDEVKGVAFTNIKSMRERVAWAIDKRLKGVMIWQLGQDAVGEKSLLKAIYKEIMMKKGLPDLNFDGMLTKGDLMMMRRNWLEETLGEEDVEKAWGMGDLNADGKVDGKDVGIVKKSWKDGGKALTVIVGNKSNG is encoded by the coding sequence ATGAGTATGTTCAATGATTGTAAGAAGTTAACGGAAATGGGGCGGGTGTGTTTCTGCGCGTTGTTGGTGGGGGCGGTGCTGTTTTGTGTGGTAGAGGATGGGTGGGGGGCTGATCGGAGTCGATCGCGCAGGCGGCGGATGCGGGATCGTGAACGCGCGGAGCAGATTGAGAAAGTGGATGAGCAAACGGAGGAAAAGGCAGAGGTTGGAGAGGAGGAGAGTGGGGAGGAAAAGGCTGCGGATGATGAGGGGTCTGAGAAGGATCGAGAAGAGGCGCTGCGGAAGAAACGAGAGGAGATGGAGGCGAAGCGGAAGGCTGCGCGCGAGAAGGCGATGCAAGAACGTGCGGCGGTGAAGGATGAATTAAAAGTGGGTGGGGTGCGGCCCGTAAGGGGTTTGGAAGCGGCGGAATTTCGCGTGTATGGATACATGCCGGATTATGTGAAGGCTTTCTGGCCGAAGGTGAAGATGGAGTACCTGACGGATGTGATTTTTTTTAAGGCGGGCATGAATATTGAGGCTGAAGTTTCGATGGGGCAGGGAAATGTTGATTTTTTGAAGCGGATGAGCCGGGCGGCGAAAGGGAAGGGGCTCAAGGTTCATGTGGCGATTGGTGGGTGGCGGACGGCTGAGATACAGAAGAAGTATGTGAAGGTGATGACGACGCTAAAGTTGCGCCGGAAGTTGGTGAGAGAGATTTCGCTGTTTGTGAAGAAGCACCGGTTGGATGGTTTTAATTTGGACTGGGAGTATCCGGATCCGGGTGAGCAGACGAAGGGGTATTCGGAGTTTTTATATGAGCTGACGATGGCGCTGAAGGGTGGGAAGAAGACGGTGGGTACGGCGGTGATGCAGAAGATACCGATGCTGCTCAAGCGTGGGTTTGCGCAGGATGCGGTGATGACGATGACGTACGATTTTCAGCCGGTGAATAGTCCGATTGATAAGGTGAAGGAATCGGTGAATTACTGGCTGAGTTTGATGAAGAAGAATGGGATTAAGAATGCGGAAGAGAAGTTGGTGATGGGGGTGCCGTTTTATGGGAGGGATTTGAAGACGTGGAGCAAGGCGAAGGGGTATGGGACGATTTTGAAGGAGAATCCGGGGATTAGTGAGGATGTGGATGAGGTGAAGGGGGTTGCGTTTACGAATATCAAGTCGATGCGTGAGCGGGTTGCGTGGGCGATTGATAAGCGGCTTAAGGGTGTGATGATCTGGCAGTTGGGGCAGGATGCGGTGGGTGAGAAGTCGCTTTTGAAGGCGATTTATAAGGAGATCATGATGAAGAAGGGTTTGCCGGATTTGAATTTTGATGGGATGTTGACGAAGGGAGATTTGATGATGATGCGGCGGAATTGGTTGGAGGAGACGCTGGGGGAAGAGGATGTTGAGAAGGCGTGGGGGATGGGGGATCTGAATGCGGACGGGAAGGTTGATGGGAAAGATGTTGGGATTGTAAAGAAGAGTTGGAAGGATGGCGGGAAGGCGCTGACGGTGATTGTGGGGAATAAGTCTAATGGTTAG
- a CDS encoding matrixin family metalloprotease yields the protein MKKSSFLLPICLTTLLAPNLSALDSQFGSLGRWTETATNPNTGAIGDHGSPMTVTWSIVPDGTPMSGSRIEPGTTSSFISLLDGRFDPTHTGGSDLTKRAWFPTIRQAFDRWDELSGLTMKYSVDDGATHKPFGAEGKLGVRGDIRIASSDYSPGSLAYSYYPNLSEMVIKSSTANSWHLFKPSKPINHLNNPYLNNLIAHESGHGLGLPHLRSDNTKQLMEPNLQTSFFGPQMDDILRIHRLYGDKYETIRRNESFQHALNIGNLNQNTNFAIGLDADRNHDQLVQYNEADFVSIDDNSDRDFYKFSLDSNSLLDIALNPQGINFLRNNMEPSGEPRLPQLNYDMTALSNLGFVIYDDAGNAIRWRNSNSKGFSESLNDYFLAAGDYFLRVYGQDDNTQFYSLEINAVAIPEPASLLILSSLLIPLTRRRPTAKITS from the coding sequence ATGAAAAAATCCAGCTTCCTCCTACCCATCTGCCTCACCACATTGCTCGCCCCCAACCTCTCCGCCCTCGATTCCCAATTCGGCTCACTCGGCCGCTGGACCGAAACCGCCACCAACCCCAACACCGGCGCAATCGGCGACCACGGTTCACCCATGACCGTCACATGGTCAATCGTCCCCGACGGCACACCCATGTCCGGTAGCCGTATCGAACCGGGCACGACCAGCTCCTTCATCTCTCTCCTCGACGGCCGATTCGACCCCACACACACCGGCGGCAGCGACCTCACCAAACGCGCATGGTTCCCCACCATCAGACAAGCATTCGACCGCTGGGACGAACTCTCAGGCCTAACCATGAAATACTCCGTCGATGACGGCGCAACACACAAACCATTCGGCGCTGAAGGTAAACTCGGCGTCCGCGGCGACATCCGCATCGCCTCTTCCGACTACTCACCCGGGTCACTCGCCTACAGCTACTACCCAAACCTCAGCGAAATGGTCATCAAATCATCCACTGCAAATTCCTGGCACCTCTTCAAACCCTCAAAACCCATCAACCACCTCAATAACCCATACCTCAACAACCTCATCGCACACGAATCCGGCCACGGACTCGGACTACCCCACCTACGCTCCGACAACACCAAACAACTCATGGAACCTAACCTCCAAACCTCATTCTTCGGCCCACAAATGGATGACATCCTCCGTATCCATCGACTCTACGGCGACAAATACGAAACCATCCGACGCAACGAATCCTTCCAGCACGCACTCAACATTGGCAACCTCAACCAAAACACAAACTTCGCCATCGGCCTCGATGCCGATCGTAACCACGACCAACTCGTCCAGTACAACGAAGCCGACTTCGTCTCAATCGACGATAACTCCGACCGCGATTTCTACAAATTCTCACTCGATTCTAACTCTCTATTAGACATCGCACTCAACCCCCAAGGCATCAACTTCCTACGCAACAACATGGAACCCTCCGGCGAACCTCGACTCCCTCAACTCAACTACGACATGACCGCCCTCTCAAACCTCGGCTTCGTCATCTACGATGACGCCGGCAATGCCATCCGTTGGCGTAACAGCAACTCCAAAGGCTTCAGCGAATCACTCAACGACTACTTCCTCGCCGCCGGCGATTACTTCCTCCGTGTCTACGGCCAGGACGACAACACACAATTCTACTCACTCGAAATCAACGCCGTCGCCATCCCCGAACCCGCATCACTCCTCATCCTCTCCTCACTACTCATCCCCTTAACGCGACGCCGACCGACCGCAAAAATAACGTCATAG
- the mutM gene encoding bifunctional DNA-formamidopyrimidine glycosylase/DNA-(apurinic or apyrimidinic site) lyase: MPELPEVENVVRSLTPILMGSSISSITLHRPDFLQTFPQSPPLKISQLKNTTITALHRRGKQFAIQTSSNLILVCHLGMTGQLTTHNTPTLLPKHTHLSFTVTNPNLKTSSPQRLIFRDPRRFGSLHLLPNFNTLLSSRWAALGPDALIITPSQIYASLKRTRRNLKAALLDQSLVAGLGNIYVDEILHLSKLSPKRRADRITKPQSEILIEHTQTVLRAAIDAGGSTLRDFVNGQGDFGSYQLNHLVYGKPSGHPCPTCGHPLKQTTLAGRTTVYCTTCQH, encoded by the coding sequence ATGCCTGAACTGCCCGAAGTCGAAAACGTTGTCCGCTCCCTCACACCCATCCTCATGGGTAGCAGCATCTCATCCATCACACTCCACCGACCCGACTTCCTCCAAACCTTTCCTCAGTCGCCACCACTAAAAATCAGCCAACTTAAAAACACCACCATCACCGCCCTCCATCGCCGCGGCAAACAGTTCGCAATCCAAACCTCAAGCAATCTCATCCTCGTTTGCCACCTCGGCATGACCGGTCAATTAACGACTCATAACACACCCACCTTACTCCCCAAACACACCCACCTCTCCTTCACTGTCACCAATCCCAACCTAAAAACCTCATCCCCGCAACGGCTCATCTTCCGTGACCCGCGCCGCTTTGGCTCGCTCCACCTCCTGCCCAACTTCAATACCCTCCTCTCCTCCCGCTGGGCAGCACTCGGCCCCGACGCGCTTATTATCACCCCATCCCAAATCTATGCCAGCCTCAAACGCACCCGCCGCAACCTCAAAGCCGCTCTGCTCGATCAATCCCTCGTTGCCGGCCTCGGCAACATCTATGTCGATGAAATCCTCCATCTCTCCAAGCTCTCACCCAAGCGCCGAGCTGACCGAATTACCAAACCTCAATCTGAGATCCTCATTGAGCATACCCAAACTGTTCTGCGAGCTGCGATTGATGCAGGCGGTTCCACGCTCCGCGACTTCGTCAACGGCCAAGGTGATTTTGGCTCCTATCAACTCAATCATCTCGTCTACGGCAAACCGTCCGGTCACCCCTGCCCAACCTGCGGCCATCCGCTAAAGCAAACCACCCTTGCCGGCCGTACCACCGTTTACTGCACCACTTGCCAACACTGA
- a CDS encoding ankyrin repeat domain-containing protein: protein MENKKLLLVVIVSAIIVVFILINIVELDVTYQVNGSRHNPLIGVLLERDLNQNEIKEDMYKGYIPEYDEMGYAPIHVAVDRNRRKALDYLLKSSDVNWGIRMSDGRNNYTSLHIAVIQNNADIVQLLIEHGADIDAKGDDGMTPIDMIDVYGSDKSLENVIIGKSKK, encoded by the coding sequence ATGGAAAACAAAAAGTTATTATTGGTTGTGATTGTTTCGGCAATAATTGTCGTGTTTATATTGATCAATATTGTTGAGTTGGATGTCACATATCAAGTGAATGGGTCAAGACATAATCCTTTGATTGGTGTATTGCTGGAAAGAGATTTGAATCAAAATGAAATTAAAGAGGATATGTACAAAGGGTATATTCCAGAATATGATGAGATGGGGTATGCGCCAATACATGTAGCTGTTGATCGGAATCGTCGTAAAGCCTTAGATTATCTATTAAAAAGTAGCGATGTTAATTGGGGGATTCGGATGTCTGACGGACGTAATAATTACACATCTTTGCACATTGCGGTAATACAAAACAATGCAGACATTGTGCAATTATTGATTGAGCATGGAGCGGATATTGATGCAAAAGGTGACGATGGGATGACACCAATTGATATGATTGATGTGTATGGTAGTGATAAAAGTTTAGAGAATGTAATAATTGGAAAAAGTAAAAAATAA
- a CDS encoding AAA family ATPase, with amino-acid sequence MGKVEGVVNGLKAEIGKIVVGQDEVVEQLLIALFTRGHAVLVGVPGLAKTLLVSTVAKSLGLGFSRIQFTPDLMPSDITGTEVIDERRSGEGEMRRELRFIEGPVFSNVILADEVNRTPPKTQSALLEAMQEGQVTVSGVRHVLPEPFFVLATQNPIEQEGTYPLPEAQLDRFMFMIKVGYPSEAEELEIMKRTTGDGGGVVGEVVSGEDVAMLQRLVREVPISDHVMGYAVRLVRATRDEGGDGGASHKGGIEVVKRYLQWGAGPRASQNLILAGKARAVLYGRNCVGVEDIEAVAKPVLRHRLIVNFAGEAEGVNSDDVVDRLLEVVRPEGVIDGRLDRVMKSA; translated from the coding sequence ATGGGGAAGGTTGAGGGGGTGGTGAATGGATTAAAGGCTGAGATCGGCAAGATTGTGGTGGGTCAGGATGAAGTGGTTGAACAGTTGTTGATTGCGCTGTTTACAAGAGGGCATGCGGTGTTGGTGGGTGTGCCGGGGCTGGCGAAAACGTTATTGGTGTCGACGGTGGCGAAGTCGTTGGGGTTGGGTTTTAGCCGGATTCAGTTTACGCCGGACCTGATGCCGAGCGATATTACGGGGACGGAAGTGATTGATGAACGGCGGAGTGGTGAAGGTGAGATGAGGCGTGAGCTTCGGTTTATTGAGGGGCCGGTGTTTTCGAATGTGATTTTGGCGGATGAGGTGAACAGGACGCCGCCGAAGACGCAGAGTGCGCTGCTGGAGGCGATGCAGGAAGGGCAGGTGACGGTGAGTGGTGTGAGGCATGTTTTGCCGGAGCCGTTTTTTGTGTTGGCGACGCAGAATCCGATTGAGCAGGAGGGTACGTATCCTTTGCCGGAGGCGCAGCTGGACCGGTTTATGTTCATGATCAAGGTGGGGTATCCGAGTGAGGCGGAGGAGTTAGAGATCATGAAACGAACGACAGGCGATGGTGGTGGTGTGGTGGGTGAGGTTGTGAGTGGGGAAGATGTGGCGATGTTGCAGCGGCTAGTTAGAGAGGTGCCGATATCTGATCATGTGATGGGTTATGCGGTGAGGCTTGTAAGGGCGACGCGCGATGAGGGAGGTGATGGTGGAGCGAGTCATAAGGGAGGGATTGAGGTGGTGAAAAGGTATTTGCAGTGGGGGGCTGGGCCGCGAGCGAGTCAGAATTTGATTTTGGCGGGGAAGGCGCGGGCGGTGCTGTATGGTCGGAATTGTGTGGGGGTTGAGGATATTGAAGCGGTGGCGAAGCCGGTGCTTAGGCATCGGTTGATTGTGAATTTTGCGGGTGAGGCAGAGGGTGTGAATTCTGATGATGTGGTGGATCGGTTGCTTGAGGTGGTGCGGCCTGAGGGTGTGATTGATGGGCGATTGGATCGTGTGATGAAGTCGGCGTGA
- a CDS encoding DUF58 domain-containing protein: protein MSDGMQGQMGYLDPRVIAEIGSLELRARMVVEGLVTGMHRSPVQGFSVEFAQHRQYAAGDDVRFLDWKVYGKTERLYLKQYHQETNLDLVVMLDVSESMGYAGRGQKIEAVDGGKSGLNKSGKSVVNYFTDKLSVAMGGADRALTGDSVGVGLSTGSVEGRGKVNSGAWGKYDYGATLASAVSYLALRQQDRVALSLLDEDGGKQVTRLSNKQGQWRTIVEQLEQARVGVCEKVSAGAMRSEGKKGGDVKQGEDGEGGFFDRAVRNLTRRSLVVLVSDLYMDVERLREAMARLSFGGHDLIVLQVVDGDEVDFGLADGVELIGLEGEGKLGVDPKGLRKAYMEAVARHDAAIDDVVRGFGYEVLRMRTDERFTGALRKFLSRRGAMVGVRGGR from the coding sequence ATGAGCGACGGCATGCAGGGACAGATGGGTTATTTGGATCCGCGCGTGATTGCGGAGATTGGGAGTCTTGAGCTGCGCGCTCGGATGGTGGTTGAGGGGTTGGTGACAGGGATGCATCGTTCGCCAGTACAAGGGTTTAGTGTGGAGTTTGCGCAGCACAGGCAGTATGCGGCGGGAGATGATGTGCGATTTTTGGATTGGAAGGTTTATGGGAAGACAGAACGGCTGTACCTGAAGCAGTATCACCAAGAGACGAATCTGGACCTGGTGGTGATGTTGGATGTTTCGGAGTCGATGGGGTATGCGGGTCGGGGTCAGAAAATCGAAGCTGTGGATGGTGGGAAATCGGGATTAAATAAAAGTGGAAAAAGTGTCGTTAATTATTTTACTGATAAGTTATCGGTCGCTATGGGCGGCGCTGATCGTGCTTTAACAGGGGATTCGGTGGGTGTTGGGTTGTCGACAGGCTCTGTGGAGGGGCGTGGAAAAGTGAATAGTGGGGCTTGGGGGAAATATGACTATGGCGCGACTTTAGCGTCGGCGGTGAGCTATCTGGCGCTAAGGCAGCAGGACCGGGTGGCGCTGAGTTTATTGGATGAAGATGGGGGGAAACAGGTGACACGGCTGTCGAATAAGCAGGGGCAATGGCGGACGATTGTCGAGCAGTTGGAGCAGGCAAGGGTGGGTGTTTGCGAGAAGGTGTCGGCAGGGGCGATGCGTAGTGAGGGGAAGAAGGGTGGTGATGTGAAGCAGGGAGAGGATGGAGAAGGCGGATTTTTTGATCGGGCGGTAAGGAATCTGACACGGCGATCGTTGGTGGTGCTGGTGAGTGATTTGTATATGGATGTGGAGCGTTTAAGGGAGGCGATGGCGCGGTTGTCGTTTGGTGGGCATGATTTGATTGTATTGCAAGTGGTAGATGGGGACGAGGTTGATTTTGGTTTGGCGGATGGTGTCGAATTGATTGGTTTGGAAGGTGAGGGGAAGTTGGGGGTTGATCCGAAGGGGTTGCGGAAGGCGTATATGGAGGCTGTGGCGAGGCATGATGCGGCGATTGATGATGTGGTGAGGGGGTTTGGGTATGAGGTTTTGCGGATGCGAACGGATGAGCGTTTTACAGGGGCGCTACGGAAGTTTTTGTCGCGGCGAGGCGCGATGGTTGGCGTAAGAGGGGGGCGATGA
- a CDS encoding BatA domain-containing protein — protein sequence MDGLMLMMGVGFLVPGLAVAGAVAVGLPVLVHLLSRIKRKKWYWGAMRFLDEAIRRQRRRLLLEQWLLLMMRCLIVLLLGFAMAGMLVDRAWLRGLMGQGKGRLVHVVLDTSLSGGIVEGTKSRLELGKDAANRVIDGLDGRDEVVIWGMGRGAGGDELLWEGIKGKDVAWREAMDGIDVGRGGHDWEGVMRGMSARREAMGEGVYDEEIVYVFSGFSDSDGYLDGEVGDRMLGDGVRYVVSEPRDGVGESWGNVQVLDVEMESEWVLREMGREVVVGLRAKLRRFSDQEGRGRVLVQVYSLRGDVMGHAELEVVWEDAERDKAVNVPVVIGNGAGDVRVEVKYEAERGDVIAADSIVQRMVRLEEGVKIGVFGEAWSGDGSEWLEVALSPSVMGDDGVGVVRLGDVSRLDEVDVLVIVGEVLGEAAEWIEVKDWVEGGGHVWVWPGKVGEKKGWIGEGMRAVNSDWEVVGFAYGNGYSARLADSVEQAERLKGVRGEWGDLVRTVQVNGLVRYNRDEDAGDEGVLVKTRNGEAVVVSDVVGRGEVVWWGVGLSEGWGNMVSKPIFVGLVHEMLKGVMSGGVKRGIARVEYGDEVGGDMLRVWGEANQGIGHGVYVNIDDGGEDEKVVIVETAMSAGDVRVIDRGDFERYWGQFGDWMMVGWDEPEVGLRVDQAGMNVSWYLLWAVLGLVLGEMLLARKMSYAVDESRRTVWGRARGVLMRLRDREGGTSHG from the coding sequence ATGGATGGTTTGATGCTGATGATGGGGGTTGGTTTTTTGGTGCCGGGGTTGGCGGTGGCGGGTGCTGTTGCAGTGGGGTTGCCGGTGTTGGTGCATTTGCTGAGCCGAATAAAAAGAAAGAAGTGGTATTGGGGGGCGATGCGGTTTTTAGATGAGGCGATCAGGCGACAGCGAAGGCGATTGTTGTTGGAGCAGTGGTTGCTGTTGATGATGCGATGTTTAATCGTGTTGTTATTGGGTTTTGCGATGGCGGGGATGTTGGTTGATCGTGCATGGTTGCGAGGTTTGATGGGGCAGGGAAAAGGACGGTTGGTGCATGTGGTTTTGGACACATCACTGAGTGGAGGGATTGTTGAGGGAACAAAGAGTCGGTTGGAATTAGGAAAAGATGCGGCTAATCGTGTGATAGACGGGTTGGATGGACGAGATGAGGTTGTGATATGGGGGATGGGTCGAGGGGCTGGTGGGGATGAGCTGTTGTGGGAGGGGATCAAGGGTAAGGATGTTGCGTGGCGAGAGGCTATGGATGGGATTGATGTGGGGCGTGGTGGGCATGATTGGGAGGGTGTTATGCGGGGGATGTCGGCGCGACGCGAGGCGATGGGTGAAGGTGTATATGATGAAGAAATAGTCTATGTATTTAGTGGATTTAGCGATTCAGATGGGTATTTAGATGGTGAAGTAGGCGATCGGATGTTGGGTGATGGGGTGAGGTATGTGGTGAGTGAGCCACGTGATGGGGTGGGGGAAAGTTGGGGGAATGTACAGGTACTGGATGTGGAGATGGAGTCGGAATGGGTGCTGCGCGAGATGGGACGTGAGGTGGTGGTGGGGCTGAGGGCGAAGTTGCGGCGGTTTAGTGATCAGGAAGGGCGAGGCAGGGTATTGGTTCAGGTTTACTCGCTGCGGGGGGATGTAATGGGTCATGCTGAGTTAGAGGTTGTGTGGGAGGATGCTGAGCGAGATAAAGCAGTGAATGTACCGGTTGTGATTGGAAATGGCGCAGGGGATGTGCGAGTCGAGGTGAAGTATGAGGCGGAACGTGGGGATGTGATTGCGGCTGATAGTATCGTGCAGCGGATGGTTAGGTTAGAAGAAGGTGTGAAGATTGGCGTATTTGGTGAGGCGTGGTCGGGTGATGGGAGTGAGTGGTTGGAGGTAGCGTTGTCGCCGAGCGTTATGGGTGATGATGGGGTGGGGGTTGTGAGGCTGGGTGATGTATCGCGTTTAGATGAGGTTGATGTGTTGGTGATTGTGGGAGAGGTATTGGGTGAGGCAGCAGAATGGATTGAGGTGAAGGATTGGGTGGAAGGTGGGGGACATGTTTGGGTGTGGCCGGGCAAGGTGGGTGAGAAGAAAGGGTGGATTGGCGAAGGGATGAGGGCTGTTAATAGTGATTGGGAGGTTGTGGGGTTTGCGTATGGTAATGGGTATAGTGCGCGGTTAGCTGATTCGGTGGAGCAAGCAGAGCGGCTAAAAGGTGTACGCGGTGAGTGGGGGGATTTGGTGAGAACGGTACAGGTGAATGGGTTGGTGCGCTACAACCGGGATGAGGATGCGGGTGATGAGGGTGTGCTGGTTAAGACGCGGAATGGTGAGGCGGTGGTGGTGAGTGATGTGGTTGGGAGAGGTGAGGTGGTGTGGTGGGGTGTTGGTTTGAGTGAAGGTTGGGGGAACATGGTTTCGAAGCCGATCTTTGTTGGGTTGGTGCATGAGATGTTGAAGGGTGTGATGAGTGGTGGGGTGAAGCGGGGTATTGCGCGGGTAGAGTATGGGGATGAGGTTGGAGGGGATATGTTGCGGGTGTGGGGAGAAGCTAATCAAGGGATAGGTCATGGTGTGTATGTGAATATCGATGATGGAGGGGAAGATGAAAAAGTTGTGATTGTGGAGACGGCGATGAGCGCGGGGGATGTGAGGGTTATTGATCGGGGTGATTTTGAACGTTATTGGGGACAGTTTGGTGATTGGATGATGGTTGGGTGGGATGAGCCGGAAGTTGGGTTAAGGGTTGATCAGGCGGGGATGAATGTGAGTTGGTATTTGTTATGGGCGGTTTTAGGTTTGGTTTTAGGAGAGATGCTGTTGGCGAGGAAGATGAGTTATGCGGTTGATGAGAGCAGGCGGACGGTATGGGGCCGGGCGCGTGGTGTGCTGATGAGATTGCGCGATCGGGAAGGAGGGACGAGTCATGGTTGA